One window from the genome of Sebastes umbrosus isolate fSebUmb1 chromosome 12, fSebUmb1.pri, whole genome shotgun sequence encodes:
- the psmb11a gene encoding proteasome subunit beta type-11a, translated as MALEDICGFRDTPVHHKWFPASHFEDTVTSFHTTDDYNFGLRRLKKSGTNSGTPLQFFIPTLPTSASFNHRHPIPFSPANRSVAARRPFPLSHGTTTLSFIFQGGVIAAADTRASAGGLVACPSVDKITPLHSHLVCTSSGSGADCMLWERILIREIRLYQLRHRRRLSIRGTAKLLSFMLHPFKGTEVCVALTLCGWDKEAGNTDCAKSGPKLIYVCSDGARLQGDVFSVGSGSPYAYGVLDRELRWSLSKEEAISLAREAVFRATHRDAYSGNNVDLFHITAQGWSRRKREDLKEEYYREMERRAKMVEERKRVTELDASG; from the exons ATGGCTTTGGAAGATATTTGTGGCTTCAGAGACACTCCCGTGCATCACAAGTGGTTTCCTGCCTCTCATTTCGAAGATACAGTCACATCTTTTCATACGACTGACGATTACAATTTTGGATTAAGGAGACTAAAGAAATCTGGGACAAATAGTGGGACCCCGCTGCAATTCTTCATACCAACTTTGCCGACCTCTGCCTCTTTCAACCACAGACATCCAATCCCTTTTTCCCCAGCCAACCGCTCAGTGGCGGCCCGCAGGCCTTTCCCTCTAAGTCATGGAACGACGACCTTGAGTTTCATCTTCCAAGGTGGGGTCATTGCAGCTGCAGACACACGTGCCAGTGCTGGGGGACTTGTTGCCTGTCCATCTGTTGACAAGATTACCCCTCTTCACTCCCATTTggtctgcacctcctctgggAGCGGTGCAGACTGCATGCTGTGGGAGCGAATCCTGATCAGAGAGATCAGACTCTACCAACTGCGGCATAGACGTCGCCTGTCAATACGTGGCACTGCCAAGCTCCTCTCATTTATGCTGCacccctttaaagggactgaaGTGTGTGTGGCTCTTACGCTGTGCGGCTGGGATAAGGAAGCCGGTAACACTGACTGTGCAAAGAG TGGCCCAAAGCTGATATATGTGTGCAGCGATGGAGCCCGACTGCAGGGGGATGTCTTTTCTGTGGGGTCAGGCTCTCCTTATGCTTATGGAGTCCTGGATAGAGAGCTGAGGTGGAGCCTGAGTAAAGAAGAGGCCATCTCCTTGGCAAGAGAAGCAGTGTTCAGAGCCACTCACCGGGATGCCTACTCAGGAAACAATGTGGACCTCTTCCACATCACAGCCCAGGGATGGAGccgaagaaagagagaggaccTGAAAGAGGAATATTACAGAGAAATGGAGAGGAGGGCGAAGATggtggaggaaagaaaaagagtgaCTGAATTAGATGCTTCAGGATGA